One window of Oncorhynchus masou masou isolate Uvic2021 chromosome 28, UVic_Omas_1.1, whole genome shotgun sequence genomic DNA carries:
- the LOC135517274 gene encoding gamma-glutamyl hydrolase-like: MSNFALLFCFAFSTLSSSTALKRNDEPIIGVLAQEIYSPRPQNASYIAASYVKFLESAGARVVPVMINKTLEEYKTLFNSINGILYPGGGVSILTSGYAKAARIFYELAIEANSRGDYFPVWGTCLGFEELTYLTSGKMLLSHTNTSGVALPLLFNNRSRESRMFKGFPSELLDALASEPITENSHKWSLTLAIYNSNADLRKFFKVLTTSSDGINEFVSTMEAYGFPIYGTQWHPEKNAFEWTKPYIPHSPLAVKITFFMADFFVNEARKNFHKFEDEEVEKRALIYNYNPVYTGIKSAFEQIYYF, encoded by the exons ATGAGCAATTTTGCCCTACTGTTTTGTTTTGCTTTCTCAACTTTGTCCTCGTCCACAGCGCTGAAGAGGAACGACGAGCCTATTATCG GTGTTTTAGCGCAGGAGATATACTCGCCTCGACCGCAGAATGCGTCTTATATAGCCGCATCGTATGTCAAGTTCCTGGAGTCTGCTGGAGCAAGAGTCGTCCCTGTGAT GATAAATAAGACACTGGAAGAGTACAAAACACTGTTCAACTCCATTAATGG AATACTCTACCCTGGTGGTGGTGTTAGCATCCTCACATCTGGGTATGCAAAGGCTGCTAGAATCTTTTATGAGCTTGCCATAGAG GCCAACTCAAGGGGTGACTATTTCCCTGTATGGGGCACGTGTCTTGGATTCGAGGAATTGACATACCTGACCAGTGGAAAGATGCTTCTGTCCCACACCAATACCAGTGGTGTGGCATTGCCACTGTTGTTTAATAACA GATCAAGAGAGAGTAGGATGTTCAAGGGCTTCCCATCAGAGCTCCTGGATGCACTGGCCTCTGAGCCAATCACTGAAAACTCCCATAAATGGAGTCTCACTTTGGCG ATTTATAACAGCAATGCAGACCTTAGGAAGTTCTTCAAAGTCCTGACCACAAGCAGTGATGGGATAAACGAGTTTGTGTCAACTATGGAAG CATATGGCTTCCCCATCTATGGAACCCAATGGCACCCTGAAAAGAATGCTTTTGAATGGACAAAGCCGTACATTCCACACTCTCCATTGGCTGTAAAGATTACTTTCTTCATGGCCGATTTCTTTGTCAATGAAG CTAGAAAAAACTTTCACAAATTTGAggatgaggaggtggagaagagggCACTGATATATAACTACAATCCTGTGTACACTGGAATCAAGTCAGCCTTTGAACAAATATATTACTTTTGA